The genomic DNA GTCAAGGATAAATAAGTCAtagaaaaatctttttttttgatattgactttaaataataaatacataTTGATGACGTTGAATGTAGTTTGTTCATTACTGAAAAGTACATAGCTGAAGTTCAGGGCAATAAGACCAGTTACAGACAAAATACCACCAAAGTGGACTGTATAGAATACCAGTCTTTAAAATTCACATTAAGAAGGGTTTGCTGAAGACTGACTTGGTATGTCTTACCTTCATAAGCACCTATTTCAAGCAATTGTTCCTCTATTTGCATTCTGTATTATGCTAGGATCTTATTGAAAGGGATGGCTGATGTGTAGACCCTTAAATAAACACAGAAAAGCAAGGTGGTGGATAGAAAATGAATGATTGACAAATACTGTGGCAGTCTCATAGCAGGAGAATATCTGATACAAATGAGGTAATAAAAAAGCGAAGTACCATCGCTTGGCAGACCGTACTAGTCCGTTACAGATGCGTTAATTTGGGTGCTTCTTGAATTCTTCCCTGAGCTGTGTGATGAGTAGTCAGATCCGTGTAGGTGGGATGAGGATCGCATGGTCCATGGTGGTGATTGCCTGCTATTTGAGCAGCACAGTTATAGTCCACAGTGGCTGATGAAGGATGAGGAAGATGGCTAAGGTTGAACATTGGCCCAGAAGCTGGCATTGAATCAACAAAGTTTCCTCCTACATACACAGGGCTGCCTTGCAAATTATGGTTGGCAAAGCTACCATTGCCCTGTATAGTATGATGGTCATACTCTGTGCCTGGGTACCTTTTCTGCTGGGGTAAGCAGCTATTGAGAGGAGCTGTGTAAGCAGCCAAGCCATACATATTTTGCTGAGATTTGGTGAATGATGTTGGAGAATGAGTTTCATAATTTAAACTGTTGACAGTGGTGAGCTGGTTTGAGAATCCAATATTATTTGGAGCATTTAAAAGAGGACTTCTGTCTGGAGACTGTCCAATGGGTGAGTGCATGATCCCTTTGGCCTTTTGATCTTTTTTATACTTCATTCTTCGGTTCTGGAACCAAATCTTTATCTGACGTTCAGTTAGATTTAATAAATTTGCCATTTCAACTCGGCGAGGGCGACACAAGTAACGATTAAAATGAAACTCCTTTTCCAGTTCCACCAATTGTGCACTGGTGTAGGCGGTACGGACTCGCTTGGAAGCTGGACCCGGTGGGCTTTTATCCTCACAATTGTCTCCTACAGGATGAAAATATATTAATAACTCTACATAAATATACGTACATGCATTTTCCATTGAGAACTTTATTGGAATTATTTTGCACTGAATGAtatatcctttatcctgtatctatacacagttttcattgactgggtagcatgcaagaAAAaacctttccactgtacctcattacaccaaccaataataaattaaactaaactaaaacaaaataaagcaaagtaaagtaaactaaactaagaactctGCAATATAGTTGCTCTAACTTGAAACTAATATGGTCAAGGGGAAAAAAACTGGGCTTGTACTTCGGTAAAGgtagcaataataaactaaactaaactaaactaaagtaacttaAATGATAAACTCTACAATATGGTTTTTCCAACTTTAAACTAATATATTCAGAACAAAACTTGTCTTTTCCCCTCTAAACTACTCCACTTTGCCAGAGTAGACTATCTAGCAGTATAATAATGACCTCACATAATAAATATAGTAATTTGCAACAGTCCTAGAGTATTCCataaatgtgaataactttgGACTATCTTGGGCCCAGTGCAGAGAGTGCATTctgtaaatgcaaattgtttAGCTTCACTAATATTTGCACCAAAttccaaatgcaattttgggAGATTCTTCCAGTAATGTCTTGAAAATGTCAAAATATGACTTTTTTACAAGAATTAATCTTTATGAGAATAGGCACTTTAGAAAATACCATGAATATTGCTGAATAAGACTACCATATTGTTCAAGCTTGCATTTATTAtgtctgaaaatagacacaaaaagctggagtaactcagccggacaggcagcaactctggagagaagaaatgggttgagacctttcttcagataacTGGGGTTAACTAATTAATccattccaaaaaaaaaatatGTAGAGAAATGAAAGGCCCTTTTTATGGATAGTTTGGTTAGTAAAAGTTAGTTGCAATTGCAAGTATGATGTAATGATGCAATGACCAGTAGTCAAGatgtgtattttattttattctatataTCAAACAATATATAATTATTGTCATTTAAAGCACAGTGATACCAAATGAGGCTTCTCATTAGAATCTAATTAGGATAAGAAGTATATTATCCAGTGCAAGCATATATTTGACTCTGGCTAGGTCAAATGCTTTCAACCTTCTGAATTTTCAGCCATTCTAAATCAGCGTAAATATAAGATGTTAACATTTGTTCAAATTGATGGAGATATAAAACTAATAAAAGTCCCATCCTTCCATTTATATATTTTGTTAGAGGAATTATTTGAGCCATTTCCAAGCATTACACAAAGTAGAATGTCACCATGCAATGTTTGACAACAAAACTGAAACATTTACATGTTCTTGTAAGTTCCTGCCAATCTACATTCTCAGTTAATTATATCAGCAAATGCTATTTATTCAACTGGATCTTAGTTTGAGTCCATCATTACTGAAATAAATAGATTATTAAATACAAAAAATATGCTCAACGTTGATAAAAAACGGGATGATTCTTTTACCCTTTTCAACAATTGCTTGCAACATGGAAGGAAAATGCTCTCACCTCCATGTGACATTTTTGGCAAGCTACTCCCACCCAAGTGTGACATTCTTTGATAAACCTCCCCGTTTTTAAGAAGCTTCATGCAGATTAGAGCTGAGAAAAGCACAAACAGCTGAAAGATACCTGCAACTGTGCAGTTGTTTTTCTGCTTGGTATTTTGACGAGATTCTTTCATCCATGGGAAGATTTGCTTGGTCAGGGTAGCAGGCGGACCGCTGGAAGAATTTGGAATGGACTTGGTTCTTTTCTGAGTCGCAGTGTTGCTTCCATTTGGCGAGGGTGGCAAAGGAGGAGGTTGTTGTGGCTCACTAATGCTTGGAAGTTGGGCAGTGCCTTGATTGCTACTTGTTCTCATACAACTGCCATTGATATCAGTGGACTTATGGGTTggggctctggcactggatgTCTGAACTGGGCATGTTGAGTTCTGATAATCACCATCAACCGATGGTGGTGGGTAGGTTTGATGACCAGAGCTGTAGTTGTATGTATTTGATTTTTGGTAAGAGTAACCACTAAATATTCCAGAGTTGTCATAATAAGTTGTTTTTTGCATCTCGCTATTTTGAAATGACAGGGTCTTGACACCCTTATCGAATAGCATTGACACCTTTGATCACACGGCACGTTTACCACAATCGACAGAATGCAACGTTCCTGGATGGTGTGAAACAAAACATAATAAAAATGAAACATCAGAATCATAGTTTATTCAAtgcataaactaaaataaaatatctCATAAATAACATTTAGCATTACTGCCATTAACAGACTTGTTAATTTCCTCTCCTACAACTTTAAGAATTATTATTTCATGGGGCAATTAGTAAGTTGGCGAAATCCAAAGTACTTTATTTGACAATTTCACAGAAATCATCATAATTTTCTAATGGATTAAAGAGTTGGTGCTTTCCTGTGTTGGAAGCAGTTAGTTTCAATTTTGTATATAGCTCTTAGTGATAATTTACACCAGCCATATAAAATGCTTATAAttcaaattatatataaattattaCTATTGCATTCCACTTCTTCAGCTATCAATTGTTATTATTTGAATTACACTGCATTATCCAATTACAACAATCCACCACAGACAAATTACCCTTTCATAAGGGCAgttcattttcattcattttcattcatttacCAAATAATATTATAAAGGAATGTTAAGAAAACTGATGAGCTCTGCCATCTGAAACGCATCACATCATGAAGAAACCAACCAAAAAACAAACGGTCTGCTATTTTCCTATTGAATATCCCCATAGTGAATGGAAGGCTAGATATGCCCCTGTCATGCTTGATATGACTGGATTTCGGTAGGACACACAGTGCTATTCCAGTTGACTTCACTGATTGAGGCCATTTTTATAATGGTGAGAAACAAAAAGGCCCCTCTTAAAAAGAGCGAAAAAACCACAGTCACAGGCGAGTTATTTGCCTGCAGCATTTGCTGTGGGTACAGACCGTTTTATTCTGTGGCCCGGACGCTGTAACGCACGACATGATGGATCGGACCAGTTCCAAAACCTGAAAAACCAGCGAAGTGTCCCCTCACCATTGTTGCCTTCTTTTTCTTCAACGTAAGAAAGGTTTGTTTTAAgcgattttttttctttctgctaCACGTTTTGCTTTATGACAGGGATAGGCATTGTAGTTAAAGTATAACTAGCATCTATTCAAACTCTTTGTTCTAATTAAAACAGAGAAACAACTAAGTCAGCATTTCACAATTGCACTCTGctgtttccagcatctgtctaTGAAATAATATACTATTGGATAAACTTATACTAACATATAGAAAAATAGATAAAAACATAAGCGCGCAAAACTGAAAGAGCAAAATCAGCGAATGACTGACTGTATTTTATAACATTAAACATCATCTTTAAAGTCAACAGACGGTTTATGATACTGGAACTGATTGCAGACAAAGGTTAGACTTTTGAAACTGGCTAAATAAACAATATTACAGATAAAGAAACTGAAAGATCATAATTTATAAtgttaattttaaatatatatttatacatatactTTCTCTCGATCCTAGTGCCAATGAAACAAACATTGTTTAGTTATTTGTAACGGCATCAGTAAGctaattatatttaatttatcGCAAATTCTTGGCAAAAGCCCTTTTGCACGAAATTAACCTAAGGTAGTAAGAAAACCTCCCAAAAGGccggtgagtgagtgaactgggcGGTGGGGGCGTGGGGGGCGTACGGGGAGGTAATGGTGGAGTGTTGGGCGGTTGGTTGTTGTGGTCAGCAATAAAATCAAGCCCCTTAGATTGAGGCGAATGGCTAGTTCCCGGTTAGACCGCCGTAAGTTATGTATTAAATTAAAAAGTTATAGGTGTGATCAGAATTAGATCGTCACAAATCACATTAAAACAAATCGCAGTGAAATGCATAAAGTTGAAACATAACACGATTATGAGTGATCTGGGATTTAAGTTTTGAATATAACACTTAGTCTATAAAACTATTTAAATAAAACATTGTTGTATAAATCGTCACAAATATTGGACGTATGACTTATCTGGCTACTATATCACGTCACAAATAGATTTTCTATTcatttggagaaaaaaaagcCTTCAGCCATACAAGACCTGACATTATAATGAAATATGAGGTTTATGATCCGCGGCCTCCAATGTAGAAACTCGGCACACGTGCACACATCTATGCTGTTCTTTTTAAAAAAGCAATTCATTTTTCCCCTCTTTCCTGATCTGCGTTGCCCGTTTACATATACTTTATTGTATTCTGTTACCCAGCTTTCCCGTGGTATCCATGCTCGCCATTTTAGCTTCATACATTTGGCATTAGATTTCTGCCCTTTGTTTGGCTTTTTAATCTGAAATCTAATTACATTTCTATTtgccccaccccgtctccccatcTAATCAGCGTTATGTGTGTGAGATAAGAAGGTAATACTGTTTACTCCCATGGGCTCTGAACCTTCGCCACCACAACCGGCAACGTTTGTAGTTCATTTGGAAGTACTATCTTCAGAAAATCAAAACTAGCATTAATATAAAGGCAAtgtggggcaggggagggggatgtgggggggggggggtgggagggggggcggtGGTGAAGCTGCAAATCTGGCTCAGATATACCAACTGCTTGTGAACTCTGCTTGAACCTAAATCGCAGCCACGGGCCATAAATCACTTGGACAATGGTCAACTGTTTCTGCGTTCATCTTTCAGATCTTTCTTACCTTACATGTTTTCCAAATGCAAGGGTGCATCACCTAATACAAGGCTTTGATAAGCAACACCTTGGTATGGACCATCACTTTATTTCGCTGCATTCATAGATACATGGTCTACAATCGTGGAACCCGTGGCAGAAAATATAAagtagcaatttattaaatctgtctTTTGTTGACATAAGTGTAAAATGTTAGTTAAGAAAACTGGAAAAGCGAAGGAGGGAATAGTGCTGTTCCAGTAACGGGTGGAGGCCAATGAGCTACATTTCCATTCCCCATTGTCGAAAATCTCAAGTCCCATGTGGAGGGCGGTGTCACATTTAACTTTTGTGACTCGATACGCAAGAAAACATCAAAATCACGCCATTTGTCACGTTTTTTTCCAATCTGTAGCCGATGTGCTCTAACCAACAATGTAATCGTTATGTGCTTACGATCGGGCATCTGATCAGCAGTTTTATCAACCAAACTACAAGCAAATACTAATTTCCCGTCTATTTTAACTTTTGTCGCTCTATTTCTCAATAGAGCACAGAGTATCCTAAGAATGTCAAAGCTATGTCATAAGGGTGGGCAATTTAATGTTATTAAGAAGGCAGAGTTCTCACAGTGCATATCAAAGCACCTGTCAATATGTGCTACGCAACATTTATGGCAGCGTGTTACATAGCCGTAAACTCTTCATTCCACATtccacaaggggggggggggggggggggacactttcCAAAGAGTTGGTATCTTCAGAAGTGTAAAGTAGATAGAGCGTAGGAGGAAAGACCAGAAAAAGAATGTCCATACTCCGCAAGTTTCTTACCTACGAGGCGTTTCGCAAGTTCTTGCAGGATTTTATATAAGGCATTGAAAGTGCTCCAGGAATTTTAAATACGTTGTTGGTGACAAACTTTTCACATGTAGCAGAATCGCGTGGTTGGAGCTGGAGGATCTGAAACTTGTCTTTGATAAATGCAAGCTGGGAGCACATTTGAAATCAAATACTTGATTTCAGGTATGAAGTCAGAAAAAAAGGGGGAAATTGAAAaccaatttgtttttgttttgtaataCATAGTGACTAGCGGGCGCATTCAGTGTAAACTGTGTGGTGAGTTTAACCGTAGCTTTTATACAAATTACTTAATCGTTGGGATATGTTTTGTTAAAATTCCTACGAAAATATGTATTGCCTTCAGCTATTACTCGCTGGAAggtgattatttttggaatgtaACGACATTGATTGTGTCTACATTCTGCGGGTCATTTCTGACAAGGCATTCGGCTGGATAGGCAGGCAAATCTGCCCATATTTCAAGTTGAATCACGCAATCCCCAACAAATCCGCGGTTAGTCCCTGAAGCGTCCACATTTAAAAACTTATATTTAAATTGAAATGATTTGCTTAGTCTACCCATGACACTGGTACAGCAACTTAGACAGTTAGAAAGATTACATTAAACAACCCTATAACCCGATTCCCCCTTCAACTTATCTTTATAACGTTTTTTTCCTACGTTGTTTTTTGTCGGTAAACACATCTACAATAGACTGCCAAGATTACATGAATCATGTGGCCCTTTTATCAAAACTACATCATGGTCTGATTTTATGAGGCCACCGTGTAATTTCATTGAATTGTAAACTAGGTATTTCGGGTAACCAAGAATGACAAGAGATGTAAAAGCACAGAAGCTGATAAAAGCTGCGctgcaattttaattttaacGAGAAAGATTAAGCAGCGGTGTTGCTATAGAACCGGACCTATAGTAACGGGAGTGGGAGCGTGGGGGAGCAACATCACAGTTCGAACGAATCACTTTCCAAGACTTCATAAATCTCTCTACTAGATAGCTATTGCAGGCTTAACGGAACGGGCTCAGGTTTAAAGACTGACTACAAACATCGCTCATTCTGTGCATTAAGAATAGCAGTGAGGTGGTGAGCTAAACAAATGTTCATTTTGCTCTTATTTTCAATCCATTAACTCAAGTGTGGGCCTACATGATCTACATTTTAAAAGTATCAATAGATGCAAGCCAACTTTGAGAATTAAGCATTATGTTTCCTGTACAAAGTAGAAACAGTTTCATAGCGGGCAACTGCTGAAGAGACCTACAAAGAGAATTCAGAGTTCGCGTCCCTGCCTGTTCAACGTGTTTCGTTGccgttttatgtttttttttactggCCATGGCATAAAATTACGAATCACGAACTAGTTCTCCATTGGCAAATCTCAGTTACACACAGAACCCAAAGCAGGACCGATGCAGTGTTGTTCAAAGCGTAAAAAAGCAAAAATCGAACAACTCACCACACTCAATGTTTCTATCTGTTTTTCTTTGTATTGAATTTGGAATTTGTCCTGATTGACCACAGGCCGCTGGCTTTGTTCTGAAAGAAAATGTAAttacaggttttttttttcaaatgcatTAATAATATTTTTGTATATCACATATATTTCAGGCCACCTCCCCGGATACTATCAAAGAACACAACAATCAGCAGGTTGCGAAGACTTTAATAAAATGGATGTTTTATTAAGAAGACATTAAGAAGacataaaacaatgttttttgtggGCTTTTATAAAATAACGAATGCGTTTGATTGGCTTTTAAACGAAAGCAGAAATAAACTAAGCATCAGCTTTTTTCCTTCAGAAATTATAAACAGAGTGTTATTGGTTGCATTGTTGTGATAAATGACCGCGAGTCACGTTTTCGatgattttgttttgaaaagtcAAAGAACGAGTTTAGCGAGATTTGGTGACAGTAAATATTAGAATCCCATTTTTTTTTGAAGGCGGTGATATTTGACAAATACTGCTTCATAAGGATCTTAATACCACAACCTATACTTTAAGACAAGCTGTGTCCCTAATTCAAATTGTTATTGCAGAATGGTAAATCTATGGATAGCATTGAGCATTTCAGGTCCAACTGTCAATTACAGAATCAGCATTGTGCCTGAAGGGTGAATGTGTACACTTTACGAGAACAAATCTATCTGTAGTGGCCCTTTAATAGAAGCTGGGCCTGAACAACGCACGGAATAAAAATCTCCAATTTGTATCGTGTGATCTTTCAGCTTCGTCTAACCTACACCGACCTGACGATATCAGCATGCCTCTGTTAGATATTTATTTCTATTCCGTTCATGTTTAGCTATGTGTATTTACTgaggagggggcgggaggggggggactgCCGCTGTAGTcgaacattttaacataaacgcaCAAAACAATACAAATATGGAGGATTGCAAGAAGGAGCCTGGCGCCATATATAAAACTCATGAATAATGTATCATATTGACAGACGGTTATGCTTTGTCATTGGGATACCAAACATCACGTACGTATTATTTTATATCGATTGGGCATATTCATAATATAGCCAAGAAACAGCTTGGTTATACAAAAAGTCACTAAAATGCATTAACAGTGCACTCCTGGAGCTTCCAAATAgactccaaattccagtgaaagaGGCAGAGAGAACATACGCCGCTGAAGTCGTGCAAAAATTGTACCACTCAATTTTATATCAATTTAAAATGCATGCTTTAATCTAGAACtaaatttaagaaaaaaaaacagcaactgTGGCAGATCAAATGCATAAAGAAATCCCAGTCATTAGCTGACAAAATGTAAGAGTCATAAGCCTTTGAAATGACCTTTGGCATGTACAGCAATAACTCACCGCTTAATGAACAACCAACGGAAGCGCCTCCACTAGCTCACAATACAGCCCATCACACAACTTCACCATGGTTTCTCTATCCCTCCTTAATCCTACTAAGACGCAGCACCTTACAAACTAGCCTCACCAACTTGTGTCGATATAATTTGAAGTTAGAAGAGGATCCAAATCACAGTCGCCAAGGCATTAGGTCCTGGGTCCAATGCCTCCCACCATAATGTGTGTAATGTATTCACGTGGCCACACGTCAATTTATAAGCTTTTATTTCTCTGTAATGACTGGAAGTAAGTATTTGCAGAGTAAACTCGCCACTTTACAAGGAACCAGTGAGCTGCTCAAACTTTAAACTATTGGTTACTTTCAGATGGTTTTGAGAAATGTGCTGGAGCGAGGTCTGTACGGTAagtttttaatcatcttgcttacTAATTTGGCAGAAGTGCGAGCGAGCTCTTCTATTACGGCCCTAGAACCTTAAAGGCAATCGAATCGTGTAAATGACGTTGGTGGAAAGAATACTAACAGAAAAGTTTTGAAAACTTTCTCTCACTTTACTAAATTGCCAGACTAGGTTTGCAGCGGGGGATAAAAGTTGAAAATAGTGATGTGCTTATTAGTTGTACTGCTCACCAGAACATAATGTAGCCGAGTGTAGTTCTAAATCCAAAGCAGTTACTGTACTGGG from Leucoraja erinacea ecotype New England chromosome 7, Leri_hhj_1, whole genome shotgun sequence includes the following:
- the hoxd3a gene encoding homeobox protein Hox-D3a; this translates as MLFDKGVKTLSFQNSEMQKTTYYDNSGIFSGYSYQKSNTYNYSSGHQTYPPPSVDGDYQNSTCPVQTSSARAPTHKSTDINGSCMRTSSNQGTAQLPSISEPQQPPPLPPSPNGSNTATQKRTKSIPNSSSGPPATLTKQIFPWMKESRQNTKQKNNCTVAGDNCEDKSPPGPASKRVRTAYTSAQLVELEKEFHFNRYLCRPRRVEMANLLNLTERQIKIWFQNRRMKYKKDQKAKGIMHSPIGQSPDRSPLLNAPNNIGFSNQLTTVNSLNYETHSPTSFTKSQQNMYGLAAYTAPLNSCLPQQKRYPGTEYDHHTIQGNGSFANHNLQGSPVYVGGNFVDSMPASGPMFNLSHLPHPSSATVDYNCAAQIAGNHHHGPCDPHPTYTDLTTHHTAQGRIQEAPKLTHL